The DNA sequence AAGGACCTGGTGGCAAAGTGGATAGATGGCATGACTCCTGGGTTTATTCCTCTGTTAGCCAAAAACCTTTACAAATTAAGAAGCATGCATACCTATTATATTTATATCCCAGGTCAATATCACTGCTTCAATGACCCTGcagaattcatttattcttttacgGATCTGTTTCATTATTATGGACAGCATATAGGAGTGGACAAAAGCAGTCTGTCAACAAAGCTATGGCAAGTCATTTTGTGGGATCAGGTCTTTAAACAACAAGATGAGGGTTGACCCTCCCCCCCACTTATCAAAACCTGAATCAGAGAGTAAAAAGCAGCCTGTTGAAGGAATGTGTATTCCTCTTGAACCAGTTTGAAAAATAGTACCCTTCTAAACTGGGAAAAAGCACATTCCTGGGTTAATTCTAAGAAACAGAAGTATACTTTCTCTCTTATCTATTGTTAGCAAAATGAAGCAGGGGATGTAGGAAAATCTGAGATTTTGTATTGGTCTGTTACAGAGGAATGGTTTTTAGGTATCTCAGGAGAACATGTGAGTATCTGTGGGGGAGCTTGGAAACAAGAATTAAAAAGTCAGGTCTGTATCACCTTACTTCTTTCTTCACTTCAGAAGCTTAGCTAtgtaattttggtgtttgtctccATTGTTATTTTACTTCTCATTTTTAGTTGATCCTTAATTCATGAAGGGCTCTAGTTCAATGCTCTATTGTTTCTACTAAATAATAAGCTTGATTTTACAAGATTATATGAGAAAGCAGGAACACAGAGTGGTTCTTTGGATGTGACTTGACTTTTTTAGTCCTATATTATGGCTTAGAAGTTTAAAAAAGATGACGTCTTCCCTGCATTGGGAAGACATTCCCAATgattctcaattctcactggacaggCACCATAACTAGTCAACCGTGATGTCTTTTCTTTAttagaaaaatgtatttccttCCCTTATATCTGCATATTTCCaattaaaatcaaatcaaataagACTCACATCTAGACCCCACATGTTCAATGAtgttatttatcaaaataaatttatttataaagtattcaAAGACCACTTCAAAGTTTAGCTGCCTTCAAGACAGTTTTTGGCACTCATAACGGACACCATAGGTTTCTACACAACACCATTCATTCCATTTCACACACCATTTAACAATTCAAATAGACCTTTTCAGTTTCAGCAATACATGAGACAACAGTACTGATGAACTGGAGTCCTAAAAACTTCAAATACTCTTGCATACAGtaaacattttaatgtaatttagtACTAAAAAAACCtctaaactaaaactaaaaccaCTATGTGGTCACATGGACTGATTTAGAGAAAGATGTACAGCCAGCTGGCTAAGGCCACATAATCCTAGacctatttattttaaatatatttggacCAACAGTATTACGTCTTATGTTTCACCTCACTCTACTGCTTTTCCAGTGAGCCACAGCACTCTGAGACCACTGTTCCCTCCCCATGTTCTTCACACAGTAAGGGAAGCCCTTCTAACACAAGCTTCCCCTAGATTGTTGGCTTCTGGATTCACTACCCAACTTTGAATCAATAGTTCTGAGTGATGTTTCCTGAACACCCAGGCTGAATGCAAGGTTAGTCTTTTTGGCCAGTCAGAGCCTTTCCccttatgaaaaagaaagaaatgtcctCTGTTTTGGGGCTCCTTCTTTCATCTCATGTAGCATGGGAATCGGTGGTGATCTGTGGCTTTTTACACAAGTCCTGGTAGAATTCTGACTCCAAGAAACGAGGATAAGAGTTGTTCTCCATCAAGCTGTATACCCTTTTCTGGGCAGTTGTAAAGCAGCCACTTGTAGCCTCTTGTATATTTTGGGCGATCAGAGTTTTGGTTTGAAAGTCTatgtttatctgaaaaaaaaaagttgcttatTTGGTATTCAAAGACTAAAATTtaatatctgaaaacaaaaaaaaatgtgtgattaACTTCACCAGTCAATTTGGGAGAAACTTAATTGAAAGAAGAGCAAGGGTGGAACATCTTAAATGGCTCTCCCCAACTGcactttaatttgatgcatttCATTTTGGTGCTAAAGATGTCTAAATTATGCTGAaatgaaaaatctttttcttacCTCTTTTGGAGCTTCCttttctatgaagtcagtatatatttttcttgcttttgaggACAGCTTTTGAGGTGATTTGGTTTTCTTGAAGTCTTCACAAGCCAACCAGAATTCAATATTTTCTTCAcagaattcagattttaaaaaagccCTGAATGCAGCAAGACCATCTGaagggagagaaaataaatatgcagaatgtTAAGAACCGAGTGACCAGAAAATGCCTATGTTTTCTACTTCTAGATTTCACTCAAACCTGTAACTCTCAGAAATTAGCTCTTTAAGCTGTAAGATGCCAGTGGAAAAGTGCTTAAGTTGTACTCTGCTACAAAAACTATACTTAACTTTGCCGTTAATgcagaataaatatttatagGGGAATCATAAATTCTCTGGGAACTAGGGCTCTTGAAAACATTGTATGCAATGGAAAAGCTGACTCAACCTTAACTAAGAGGGGCTGTCATTTTAATGTTTAGGCTAATTTTTCTTCCCCACCTGGAGTGACTACTCTATGCGTTTCCACAACAAAACACTgagaaataagagagagaaaaataggcTTTATGCTATAGTGATTGTAAAGTGTAATTCTTCTCTTGCAAACTGCCCACATGTGGGGTGGATACTCCTGTGTAGTATAATGGATCAAATTCAAGGGTTAACTTACATTTACTTGCTAGCAGCTCATCGAATGCTTCTGACCACAGCAGTGCTTCCTCAGGAGATGGCCTGCAAGAGAAGTTCCACACATTAACCTGTGCACACCACAGTTCCCCTTTTCAGTTCAGCAGCTAATCCTTCATATTTGCAAGTACAGATTCCCTACTTACTTCATGAAAGTTTGCTGTTTGCTTTTCTTGCCGGTTTTGGGCTTCCCAGGAGAGGATGAATTTTGCAAGAAGTAGCTCAAACGGGTCTTCCAATCTTTTaaactaaaaaagagaaaaaaaaaggtatttactAAATAGCAATACGTGAATATGCTATTACAGTTGGAGGCATTTTTACTAAATAAAGTCATATAACCACAGAAAAACCAGTAAGACCAAGCAAGGGGCATCTTATCTCCAAAACACTTAAACCCAGCACCTCATGTTCTGAACACGATTGTATCCATTCATCTGAATGTAACTAAGGACAGGACGACCTAAAATCACtaagatattttaataataaatttagtTCTCACAGTTTAAAAAGCATAGGCACTATTTCTGGCCCACAAAGGGCAGCACTTTCTCTGCAAGGTTAATGAGACTGGACAGCAGTGGACCAGCCTGGGCCAGCTGGGACTCCTTTCTCTCAACCCTGGAAGGAACAGGAGGTCCTGGACCACGTCAGAGGCTGTGTACAAGGGAGAAGCAAGGGCTTGATCCCCCACCTACAAAACTCCCTTTAAGCAGATAGTGCAGAACAATTACTTGTCACAGTCGTGACCAGGTGAGATCTactctgtaatttaaaaataggtcCAAAACGAATACACTCAGACCAGCCAGCACATCTCCACCCAGCAGCCCTGGAGCGGATCAGAGCACTTAGTGCAACACAGGAACGCCTCCGCCGCAGGCTTCTGAGGTCattttgaaagaacaaaaaaacccatctatcaaTTTCCGAGTTCCTACCTAAACTCTACCCGGTCCTTAGCTTAGGAAATCAGTATATACCACCAGATTTagcaaattcattttttctttgtctttttcctgcAGAGGCGCAAGCTAACGAGTTTGCTAAAGTCAAAACCCAGACCAAGGCACGGTGTTTGCAGCAGACCCCTAGTGCTGGCTGGGGTCTCGGGAAAGAGAAGACAGCCGTACTCACAAGGTCCGTTTCATCTTCTCCCGTTTCTCCTCGCTCTTGGGGCCACTGCCTGCACTCTTGTCCATGGTAGGTACGCAGTCGTGCTGGACAGCCAGGAACATGGCACTCTGCATTATAGCCCTCCCAGCTGGCGCCTCAGCTGATTGCGGGTCGGCACGCCCCGCGGCTTTTAATACAGGCTGCGGCTCAGGGGCGGGGCCTCACGGCGCCGGCCCCACCTCCAGAGGGCGCGGATTGGCCGGCTTCAGATGGGCCCGGGGGCGGGGCAGCGCCGACCTGCGGCAGTCACGGCCGTCGCCGAAGGGTCTGGAAGCGCGGGCGCTGCTGACGTAGGCGCATCGGTTTCGTGCGCACCCGAGTGGGAACAGAAGAAACCCTTGGGTGTGCGCGGTCGTTACTGACCTTTGCCGAGGCGAGGGGTGGCGGCCGGCGGGATCCGAGGGCTGGGCTGCGGCCCGtcctccccctttccttcctcctcccctcccccccttccctttccctttccctcccctcccctcctcctcccctcccctcccctttccctcccctccccctcccctttccctcctcctcccctcccccgccctcTC is a window from the Castor canadensis chromosome 11, mCasCan1.hap1v2, whole genome shotgun sequence genome containing:
- the Rgs2 gene encoding regulator of G-protein signaling 2, giving the protein MQSAMFLAVQHDCVPTMDKSAGSGPKSEEKREKMKRTFLKDWKTRLSYFLQNSSSPGKPKTGKKSKQQTFMKPSPEEALLWSEAFDELLASKYGLAAFRAFLKSEFCEENIEFWLACEDFKKTKSPQKLSSKARKIYTDFIEKEAPKEINIDFQTKTLIAQNIQEATSGCFTTAQKRVYSLMENNSYPRFLESEFYQDLCKKPQITTDSHAT